In a genomic window of Sutcliffiella sp. FSL R7-0096:
- a CDS encoding ECF transporter S component, translating into MNQSKRIKKMVTVGMLSGISYLLMWLSFPLPLLPPFLSVDFSDVPALLAAIIFGPVAGITVEAIKNILHYIVQGSMTGVPVGQMANFTAGVLFILPTYFIFNKIRTTKGLGLGLVVGTLSMAMFMSVLNYYIFLPAFTYFLNVPAESSAQMIEGIVKGILPFNIIKGLIVTFLFLLLYKKLAVWLERQLEVKNV; encoded by the coding sequence ATGAATCAATCAAAACGCATCAAAAAAATGGTAACAGTGGGTATGTTAAGTGGTATCTCTTACCTGCTCATGTGGTTAAGTTTTCCACTCCCGTTGTTGCCTCCATTTTTATCTGTGGACTTCAGTGACGTCCCTGCATTGCTTGCTGCGATTATTTTTGGCCCGGTTGCAGGTATTACCGTTGAAGCAATCAAAAATATCCTTCATTATATCGTCCAAGGCAGCATGACCGGAGTTCCTGTCGGACAGATGGCCAATTTTACTGCTGGAGTGCTCTTTATCTTGCCGACATACTTCATATTCAATAAGATCCGAACAACGAAAGGGTTGGGCCTCGGTCTAGTGGTTGGAACTTTATCGATGGCAATGTTTATGAGCGTCCTTAATTATTATATTTTCTTGCCGGCATTCACCTATTTCTTGAATGTCCCTGCTGAATCATCTGCACAAATGATTGAAGGTATCGTTAAAGGTATTTTGCCTTTTAATATTATAAAAGGGCTTATTGTCACGTTCTTATTCCTGTTGTTATATAAGAAGTTGGCAGTCTGGCTTGAGCGTCAGTTAGAAGTGAAAAACGTATAG
- the serA gene encoding phosphoglycerate dehydrogenase, with protein MYHVLVADSISSDGLTPLLEAENVKVYRKDREEDIYNREDIQALLVRSATQVDEDLLASLPNLQVVARAGVGVDNIDIQAATKRGVVVVNAPDGNTISTAEHTFAMISSLVRHIPQANMNVKGSQWSRKKFIGTELFGKTLGIVGFGRIGSEIAKRAKAFQMKVVVYDPFLTETRAEKLSVTSLPLDDVMKVADIITVHTPLTKDTKGLFNRENISSLKKGVYLVNCARGGIIDEEALLYHLNTGHVAGAALDVFEVEPPTNRDLVEHEHVIVTPHLGASTKEAQYNVAYQVSKDVLDYLNGQSVHTSINLPTIPKEIYKKIQPFYQLGKTVGSILSQAAKTPIEEIVATYAGKITEWETSILTKSVIAGFLRNRVDTTVNEVNAATIAKERGINYGEKHTSESYGYSNIIQVEVKGKDVHLIVRATFIDGYGARIVHMNGFDIDFAPSGHLLYVQHQDRPGVIGQLGNIFGKHETNIATMHVGRMLQGGKAIMMLSFDQQLDKSLVDEILLIPDISSAITLEL; from the coding sequence ATGTACCACGTGCTTGTTGCAGATTCAATTAGTTCAGACGGACTGACTCCACTACTGGAAGCGGAGAACGTCAAGGTTTATAGGAAAGACCGCGAGGAGGACATTTACAACCGTGAAGACATTCAAGCTCTGCTTGTGCGCAGTGCAACCCAGGTGGATGAGGATCTGCTTGCCTCGCTTCCTAACCTGCAGGTAGTTGCAAGAGCCGGGGTCGGAGTTGATAATATAGATATTCAGGCTGCTACAAAACGCGGTGTTGTGGTCGTTAATGCACCTGATGGTAATACCATTTCCACCGCTGAGCATACCTTTGCCATGATTTCATCATTGGTACGTCATATTCCTCAAGCCAATATGAATGTGAAAGGTTCACAGTGGAGTCGTAAGAAGTTCATCGGAACGGAGCTTTTCGGAAAGACTCTCGGAATTGTGGGTTTCGGTCGAATTGGCAGTGAAATAGCCAAACGCGCGAAAGCTTTCCAGATGAAAGTCGTGGTCTACGATCCATTTCTGACAGAAACACGAGCTGAGAAATTAAGTGTGACCTCCTTGCCTTTGGATGACGTGATGAAGGTAGCTGATATTATTACGGTACATACTCCTCTCACAAAAGATACGAAAGGTCTTTTCAACAGAGAAAACATCTCTTCTTTGAAAAAAGGCGTCTATCTAGTGAACTGTGCCCGTGGTGGAATTATTGACGAAGAAGCCCTTTTGTATCACTTAAACACAGGACATGTTGCTGGCGCAGCTCTTGATGTTTTCGAAGTGGAACCACCCACCAATAGAGACTTGGTAGAGCATGAACATGTAATTGTCACCCCACATTTGGGTGCATCAACGAAAGAGGCTCAATATAACGTAGCATACCAGGTTTCCAAAGATGTACTGGACTATCTAAATGGGCAATCCGTCCATACAAGCATCAACCTTCCCACCATTCCTAAAGAGATCTACAAGAAGATCCAACCGTTTTATCAGCTTGGAAAAACGGTCGGCTCCATACTTTCTCAAGCTGCGAAAACACCTATTGAGGAAATCGTTGCAACCTATGCAGGAAAAATTACAGAATGGGAAACCTCCATCCTTACAAAAAGCGTCATAGCAGGATTCTTACGTAACCGGGTTGATACGACCGTAAATGAAGTCAATGCAGCAACTATTGCGAAAGAACGTGGCATTAACTACGGTGAAAAGCATACATCTGAGAGCTACGGTTATTCCAATATCATACAGGTAGAAGTGAAAGGGAAAGATGTCCACCTTATCGTAAGAGCAACATTTATAGACGGATACGGTGCTAGAATCGTCCATATGAACGGTTTTGATATTGACTTTGCTCCAAGTGGACATTTACTATATGTCCAGCATCAAGACCGCCCTGGTGTCATCGGACAACTTGGTAACATTTTCGGCAAGCACGAGACTAACATTGCAACGATGCATGTAGGCCGCATGCTTCAAGGTGGCAAGGCAATCATGATGCTCTCATTTGACCAGCAGTTGGATAAGTCACTTGTAGATGAAATCCTTCTCATACCGGATATATCTTCCGCGATAACGTTGGAACTATAA
- a CDS encoding histidinol-phosphatase, which yields MLTDYHNHLERGTLTLDYLKEFITSAQQKGIQEFGISEHAYHFYQTKDILSNPWVEERRYYDMADYFQLFQEAWNQDINVKMSIEMDYTPGKHVEMKRFIDTYPFDYVIGSIHWVEDFGIDLAEFRKEWDRRDTYEVYTKYFDQVVTLAQSNMFDIIGHLDLVKIFKYVPQDEEFLLEQYDRASTALANSKTCVEISTAGLRKPVGELYPDKRLLKMCHDKKVPIVLSSDAHVPEHVGADYDQAIELAKAVGYRSIMTFNKGERVELELG from the coding sequence ATGCTTACAGACTACCATAATCATCTGGAAAGAGGGACGCTCACACTTGACTATTTAAAAGAGTTCATAACATCAGCGCAACAAAAAGGGATACAAGAGTTTGGCATATCCGAACACGCCTACCATTTCTATCAGACAAAAGATATCCTTAGTAACCCTTGGGTGGAAGAACGGCGATACTATGATATGGCTGATTATTTCCAACTGTTTCAGGAGGCATGGAATCAAGATATCAACGTAAAAATGTCAATCGAGATGGATTACACGCCAGGAAAACATGTGGAGATGAAAAGGTTCATTGATACTTATCCGTTTGACTATGTGATCGGTTCCATCCACTGGGTGGAAGACTTCGGGATCGATTTGGCCGAATTTAGAAAAGAGTGGGATCGCCGAGATACATATGAAGTGTATACCAAGTATTTTGACCAGGTGGTCACACTTGCCCAATCAAATATGTTTGATATAATCGGCCACCTGGATTTAGTGAAAATATTTAAGTACGTACCCCAGGATGAAGAGTTTCTTCTGGAACAGTATGACAGGGCTTCGACGGCACTTGCCAACTCCAAGACTTGTGTAGAAATTAGCACTGCAGGGTTAAGAAAGCCTGTAGGTGAACTTTATCCCGATAAACGTTTATTAAAGATGTGTCATGACAAAAAGGTGCCTATTGTCCTATCATCTGATGCCCATGTCCCTGAGCATGTAGGTGCGGATTATGATCAAGCTATTGAACTTGCAAAAGCAGTAGGGTACAGATCAATCATGACGTTTAATAAGGGAGAGCGGGTCGAGTTGGAATTGGGCTGA
- the sigX gene encoding RNA polymerase sigma factor SigX, translating to MNTVFQELYEKYHQDVYQFLYYMVNNKEQAEDLVQEVYIKVLRSYDRFEGKSSEKTWLFSIAKHVAIDSFRKHKGWKNKLLETFDWNKQQVRDHAPLPEEIALQNEQVQQMYRCLDKCKVDHRLVLVLRYIQALSIQETAQILGWTESKVKTTQHRALKVLKTYMEELQEKGGNSNAS from the coding sequence ATGAATACCGTTTTTCAAGAGCTCTATGAAAAATATCACCAGGATGTTTATCAATTCCTATATTATATGGTGAACAATAAGGAGCAAGCGGAAGACCTCGTTCAAGAAGTTTATATAAAAGTTTTGCGTTCCTATGACCGTTTCGAAGGAAAAAGCAGCGAAAAGACATGGCTCTTTTCCATAGCTAAACATGTCGCCATCGATTCCTTCCGTAAACATAAAGGATGGAAAAACAAACTACTTGAAACATTTGACTGGAATAAACAGCAAGTCAGAGATCACGCTCCCCTACCAGAAGAGATAGCTCTTCAAAATGAACAAGTCCAACAAATGTACCGGTGCTTGGATAAATGTAAAGTCGATCATCGGCTGGTCCTTGTCCTGCGGTACATACAAGCCTTATCCATTCAAGAAACTGCCCAGATACTGGGATGGACGGAAAGTAAGGTGAAAACAACTCAGCATAGAGCCTTAAAGGTCTTAAAGACTTATATGGAAGAACTTCAAGAGAAAGGAGGAAACAGCAATGCGTCATGA
- a CDS encoding ECF transporter S component, with protein MTTKKIALLGMLIALCVVGRIAFASVPNVQPVTAIIIICAFWMGPLSGVILAVGTTFATNLVLGTGLWTFTQIFAWSVIGLVSGALGIWFKKVPVFILSLYAGLCGLFFGLVFSIQNMVVGGFPFLPYYLAGLPFDINHAIGNVVFFIVLYPILSRLLNEKAPFIVRRKGTLPEYMMSSTNKK; from the coding sequence ATGACTACCAAGAAGATAGCATTATTGGGAATGCTGATTGCTCTTTGTGTTGTAGGAAGAATTGCGTTTGCTTCCGTTCCAAATGTGCAACCAGTAACGGCAATCATCATTATCTGTGCGTTTTGGATGGGCCCCCTCTCAGGAGTCATTCTAGCAGTAGGGACCACATTTGCCACAAATCTCGTCCTTGGTACGGGGTTGTGGACATTTACACAGATTTTTGCATGGTCGGTCATAGGACTAGTAAGTGGAGCATTGGGAATCTGGTTTAAAAAGGTACCGGTTTTTATACTTTCTCTATATGCCGGCCTCTGCGGATTATTTTTCGGTCTTGTATTTTCCATCCAAAACATGGTCGTAGGGGGCTTTCCCTTTTTACCTTATTACTTGGCCGGCTTGCCGTTCGATATCAATCATGCCATAGGAAATGTCGTCTTCTTTATCGTGTTATACCCGATTCTTTCCAGATTGCTTAACGAAAAAGCGCCATTTATTGTGAGAAGAAAAGGTACCTTACCTGAATACATGATGAGCAGTACGAATAAGAAATGA
- a CDS encoding DUF4430 domain-containing protein yields the protein MKNYLLTLVAALTLVLAGCADATNEANQNTNNSAPAQEQQENNLSTSIKLTKEGEEVISEDTFEFEEGESLMDVMDRNFDLTTGFGGDFIVGIDGLGSEDEADYYWNISVNGESLMVGASDYTLEENDEVHFDYQKVE from the coding sequence ATGAAGAATTATTTGTTAACACTAGTTGCAGCACTTACTCTGGTTTTAGCAGGATGTGCAGATGCGACAAACGAAGCAAACCAAAACACCAACAACTCGGCTCCTGCACAGGAACAACAAGAAAATAACTTATCTACTTCCATCAAGCTGACTAAAGAAGGCGAAGAAGTCATCAGCGAGGACACGTTTGAATTTGAAGAAGGAGAATCCCTTATGGACGTGATGGATCGCAACTTTGACCTTACCACAGGTTTTGGTGGAGATTTTATTGTTGGGATTGACGGGCTTGGCTCTGAAGATGAAGCAGATTATTATTGGAACATATCAGTTAATGGGGAAAGCTTAATGGTAGGTGCAAGTGATTATACTTTAGAGGAGAACGACGAAGTACATTTTGATTATCAAAAGGTGGAATAA
- a CDS encoding ATP-binding protein yields MMIWRSVVGKLWLTILLLVSFVLFVLTILLLEFFDNYHVQEAEKDLTQAASKISLILEQHENMEQSKSIAWELVDEVSRVVIFTDKGEFSHSPNPEIDHLPAEFFLNDPELSLVFEDQPIVTKKTYLPDLNITDEMHGEVMIVGIPLHIDGNKDGAVFVYQSLLAIKETTKQTTKLILLAAGFAIFLTTIFAFFLSTRITAPLRNMREAAFEVARGKFDTKVPILTSDEIGELGMAFNQMGRQLKFNINALNQEKEHLANILSSMADGVITLNRDGTILVTNPPAEKFLQAWFYQEGNASGEDLPGEVKEMFQRAISVEKEQSIELIYQGRTWVIVMSPLYTQTNIRGAVAVIRDMTEERRLDKLRKDFIANVSHELRTPISMLQGYSEAIVDDIAGTEEEKKELASVIYDESLRMGRLVNDLLDLARMEAGHISLNYEQTDVAIFVEKITRKFQGLAKEKAIALHSLVDGKGSIQMDVDRMEQVMTNLVDNAIRHTADEGIISIHVKMMDNGVKIDVKDSGHGIPEEDLPFVFERFYKADKARTRGRAGTGLGLAIVKNIVDAHQGTISVHSKENEGTTFSMFIPQKLNLYDEQ; encoded by the coding sequence ATCATGATTTGGAGAAGTGTCGTTGGTAAGCTCTGGCTTACCATTTTACTTTTGGTTTCCTTTGTATTATTTGTATTGACGATCTTGTTACTTGAATTCTTTGATAATTACCATGTACAGGAAGCGGAGAAAGACCTGACACAGGCTGCAAGTAAGATTTCGTTGATACTGGAGCAGCATGAAAATATGGAACAATCTAAATCCATTGCATGGGAGCTTGTGGATGAAGTATCTCGAGTGGTGATTTTCACTGATAAAGGGGAGTTTTCTCATTCGCCGAATCCGGAAATCGATCATCTTCCTGCAGAATTTTTCCTGAATGATCCAGAGCTTTCCCTTGTATTTGAAGATCAGCCGATTGTAACAAAGAAAACGTACCTCCCAGATCTGAATATCACCGATGAAATGCATGGGGAAGTGATGATTGTCGGTATCCCTTTGCATATTGACGGAAATAAAGATGGAGCTGTTTTTGTTTATCAGTCCCTTCTTGCTATAAAAGAAACGACAAAACAAACGACGAAGCTGATTTTGCTTGCAGCTGGATTTGCCATCTTTCTGACGACCATTTTTGCTTTCTTTCTTTCAACTAGAATCACAGCTCCACTCAGAAATATGAGAGAAGCTGCCTTTGAAGTTGCACGTGGGAAATTTGACACGAAGGTCCCAATCCTAACCTCGGATGAAATAGGTGAATTGGGAATGGCTTTCAACCAAATGGGAAGGCAGCTCAAATTTAATATCAATGCCCTGAATCAGGAAAAGGAACATCTTGCAAACATACTCAGTAGTATGGCGGATGGGGTAATTACCCTGAATCGCGATGGGACCATCCTTGTTACGAACCCACCTGCTGAAAAGTTTTTGCAGGCATGGTTCTATCAAGAGGGGAACGCCAGTGGAGAAGACCTTCCTGGTGAGGTGAAAGAAATGTTCCAGCGGGCCATATCGGTAGAAAAGGAGCAAAGTATTGAGTTGATCTATCAGGGGCGCACATGGGTAATTGTAATGAGCCCTCTGTACACGCAAACAAATATTCGTGGAGCAGTTGCCGTTATCCGTGACATGACGGAAGAGAGAAGGCTTGATAAGCTTAGGAAAGACTTTATTGCCAATGTCTCCCATGAGCTACGTACACCTATCTCCATGCTTCAGGGTTACAGCGAGGCAATTGTGGATGATATAGCAGGAACGGAAGAAGAGAAAAAAGAACTGGCTTCCGTGATTTATGATGAATCCTTAAGGATGGGAAGACTGGTCAATGATCTTCTCGATTTGGCAAGAATGGAAGCAGGTCATATTTCCTTGAACTATGAACAGACTGATGTCGCAATTTTTGTAGAGAAAATCACTCGTAAATTTCAGGGGTTGGCAAAAGAAAAGGCGATTGCCCTGCATTCTCTTGTAGACGGAAAGGGCTCTATCCAAATGGATGTCGATCGGATGGAACAAGTGATGACAAACCTTGTTGATAACGCAATTCGTCATACGGCTGACGAAGGGATAATCTCCATCCATGTTAAAATGATGGACAATGGGGTTAAAATCGATGTGAAAGACTCCGGACACGGGATTCCCGAAGAGGATCTTCCATTTGTATTTGAACGGTTTTACAAAGCCGATAAGGCGAGAACTAGAGGGCGCGCAGGTACCGGTCTTGGGTTGGCAATCGTGAAAAATATAGTGGATGCGCATCAAGGAACCATATCGGTTCACTCCAAAGAAAACGAAGGCACGACATTTTCCATGTTTATTCCGCAAAAGTTGAATTTATATGATGAGCAATAG
- a CDS encoding response regulator transcription factor codes for MEKEVRILVVDDEDRIRRLLKMYLERENYVIEEADNGHSALELALEKEYDVILLDIMMPGMDGMEVCKEIREKKATPIIMLTAKGEETNRVQGFEVGTDDYIVKPFSPREVVLRVKALLRRSSSTTFLTTETTTKDVIVFPHLTIDNDAHRVTSEGKEVNLTPKEYELLYFLAKSPDKVFDREQLLKEVWQYEFFGDLRTVDTHVKRLREKLNKVSEPASKMIVTVWGVGYKFEVGNES; via the coding sequence ATGGAAAAAGAAGTGAGAATTCTTGTGGTGGATGACGAAGACCGAATTAGAAGGCTTCTGAAGATGTATCTTGAAAGGGAAAACTATGTCATTGAAGAGGCAGATAACGGCCACTCTGCGCTCGAACTAGCATTGGAAAAAGAGTACGATGTCATTCTCTTGGATATTATGATGCCCGGAATGGATGGTATGGAGGTTTGTAAAGAGATCAGAGAAAAGAAAGCAACCCCGATCATCATGCTGACGGCCAAGGGAGAAGAGACGAATCGCGTGCAGGGATTCGAAGTAGGAACAGACGATTATATCGTAAAGCCATTCAGCCCAAGAGAAGTGGTGCTGCGTGTGAAAGCGTTGTTACGTCGCTCATCTAGTACAACATTTCTTACCACGGAGACGACAACAAAGGATGTCATCGTATTTCCGCATTTGACGATCGACAATGACGCACATCGCGTGACATCCGAAGGGAAAGAAGTAAATCTTACACCTAAGGAATACGAACTCCTTTATTTCCTGGCAAAATCCCCGGATAAAGTTTTTGACCGTGAACAACTGTTGAAAGAAGTATGGCAGTATGAATTCTTTGGTGATTTACGTACGGTAGATACACATGTGAAACGACTCCGTGAGAAGTTGAACAAAGTATCGGAACCGGCCTCCAAAATGATTGTTACAGTATGGGGAGTAGGCTATAAATTTGAGGTTGGCAATGAATCATGA
- the ccsB gene encoding c-type cytochrome biogenesis protein CcsB, which translates to MAQLSGNLLYAAFILYLVGTAFFGGAIRGKQGNKAAKIGISITILGFIAQLGYFITRWIAGGHAPVSNLFEFTTFFGMMMVLAFIVIYFIYKTSTLGVFTLPIALLLIAYAAMFPSDISPLIPALQSHWLAIHVSTVALGIAILSVSFAAGLIYLVKVVDYTKKGQKPFWVEFTLYVLISFLGFILISIGFGAMDYEAQFSYINKEGAQAQVEYNLYPIVGPNEGELLTEGRMDSLVNLSPWINTLKLNTVIWSLLGGAILYLILRLVLRKPIGQALKPAVSRVNLNMVDEIGYRAVTIGFPVFTLGGLIFAAIWAQIAWSRFWAWDPKEVWAFITWLFYAGYLHLRLSKGWEGEKSAWLTLVGFAIILFNLIGVNLIIAGLHSYAM; encoded by the coding sequence ATGGCACAGCTCAGTGGAAATTTACTATATGCTGCTTTTATCCTTTACCTTGTTGGAACAGCCTTCTTTGGCGGAGCCATACGTGGAAAACAAGGCAATAAAGCTGCTAAAATAGGAATTAGTATTACCATTCTAGGTTTTATTGCACAGTTAGGTTATTTCATCACACGCTGGATAGCGGGTGGACATGCACCTGTCAGTAACCTGTTTGAATTTACGACATTCTTCGGGATGATGATGGTTTTAGCATTCATTGTCATTTATTTCATTTATAAAACAAGCACATTGGGAGTATTTACACTACCAATTGCCTTATTGCTTATTGCCTATGCGGCCATGTTTCCAAGTGATATCTCACCGCTTATCCCGGCGCTGCAAAGTCACTGGCTGGCAATTCACGTTTCTACGGTAGCATTGGGAATTGCCATCCTTTCCGTTAGCTTTGCCGCAGGTTTAATTTACCTTGTAAAAGTGGTAGATTATACAAAAAAAGGGCAAAAACCGTTTTGGGTTGAATTCACCCTCTATGTATTGATTTCCTTCCTAGGGTTCATCCTTATCTCCATAGGGTTTGGTGCAATGGACTATGAAGCTCAATTCTCCTATATCAACAAAGAGGGTGCACAAGCACAAGTTGAATATAACTTATATCCAATTGTCGGACCTAATGAAGGAGAACTATTGACAGAAGGAAGAATGGATTCTCTTGTGAACCTTTCACCTTGGATTAATACTCTTAAACTGAACACAGTGATTTGGTCTCTACTTGGAGGTGCCATCCTTTACCTGATTTTACGTCTTGTCTTAAGAAAGCCTATTGGACAAGCATTAAAACCTGCTGTTTCAAGAGTGAACCTTAACATGGTTGATGAAATTGGTTATCGTGCCGTTACCATTGGTTTCCCTGTATTCACACTTGGAGGTTTGATATTTGCTGCCATTTGGGCACAAATTGCCTGGTCGAGGTTCTGGGCATGGGATCCTAAGGAAGTATGGGCATTCATCACTTGGCTCTTTTATGCTGGATATCTTCATTTGCGCCTTTCTAAAGGTTGGGAAGGGGAGAAATCGGCTTGGCTGACGCTTGTCGGTTTTGCCATCATCTTGTTCAATCTTATCGGAGTAAACCTAATCATTGCCGGACTTCACTCTTATGCAATGTAA
- a CDS encoding cytochrome c biogenesis protein ResB → MNDIKCECGHLNPEGTILCEACGKPTENDHSKEKLLDMRYEGSARRSQTYNKTIIDKVWNFFSSVKVGIWIIFIILVASSIGTIFPQKDYINQTIPPHIYYEQEYGFAGKMYYTLGFHDLYGSWWYMLLIAALGISLVIASLDRFIPLHKSLKTQKVTRHESFMKRQRVFGTTMVHGDAEAEIEKAKQGLLKRKFNVREEDGNILAEKNRFSRWGPYVNHIGIIIFLIGAMLRFFPGMYVDEVVWVREGETRLVPGTGGQYYLKNEGFIFETYNSESSDEIFNSAISRAGEDAIASNFQTNAVLYERQGEFIVGAEPELKEVKEHAIQVNQPLKHDNFAFYQVDYKLNEFKTMSFNLENKESGDNFGTIKVDLLNPESSYDLGDGRSIELVNYFPDFTLESGEPATKTRVPNNPAFVFRMITPETSEGEIALVAIRQNIEPNGTNENKMTFAGFETRNVSGLTVRKDLTLWILGLGGTIFMIGVIQGMYWNHRRVWVRKVGNEIFVAGHTNKNWFGLKNEINKAFEQTSISIPVDQVEAEKEQEKDREKKEEV, encoded by the coding sequence ATGAATGATATTAAATGTGAGTGTGGACACCTCAATCCAGAGGGGACCATTCTTTGTGAGGCGTGTGGAAAGCCGACGGAGAATGACCACAGCAAAGAAAAACTATTGGATATGCGCTATGAAGGTAGTGCAAGGCGTTCACAAACCTATAACAAAACCATTATTGATAAAGTGTGGAACTTCTTTTCGTCCGTGAAAGTAGGGATTTGGATTATTTTCATTATCCTAGTGGCTTCTTCCATCGGGACGATTTTTCCACAAAAGGATTATATTAACCAGACTATTCCTCCCCATATCTATTATGAACAGGAGTACGGTTTTGCCGGTAAAATGTACTATACTCTTGGATTCCACGATCTGTATGGTTCATGGTGGTACATGCTTCTGATAGCAGCACTTGGCATATCCCTTGTCATTGCCAGTCTGGATCGATTTATTCCTCTACATAAATCGTTAAAAACCCAAAAGGTGACTAGACATGAGAGCTTCATGAAGCGCCAACGTGTGTTTGGAACTACTATGGTCCATGGGGATGCGGAAGCGGAAATAGAGAAAGCAAAACAAGGGTTATTGAAAAGAAAGTTCAATGTCAGAGAAGAAGATGGAAATATCCTCGCGGAGAAAAACCGTTTTTCTAGATGGGGACCATATGTAAACCATATAGGTATCATAATATTCTTGATTGGTGCCATGCTGCGGTTCTTTCCGGGCATGTACGTGGACGAAGTTGTTTGGGTGCGTGAAGGGGAGACAAGGTTGGTACCAGGCACTGGTGGCCAGTATTATCTAAAAAACGAAGGCTTTATTTTTGAAACCTATAATAGCGAATCATCAGACGAAATATTCAACTCTGCGATCTCCAGGGCTGGGGAAGATGCCATTGCAAGCAATTTCCAGACGAATGCCGTTCTCTATGAACGACAAGGAGAATTCATTGTAGGGGCAGAGCCGGAATTAAAAGAAGTAAAAGAGCATGCCATCCAGGTGAACCAACCATTGAAGCATGACAACTTTGCTTTTTATCAAGTGGATTATAAGTTGAATGAATTTAAAACCATGTCATTCAACCTTGAAAATAAGGAATCCGGAGATAATTTTGGTACAATTAAAGTGGATCTCTTAAACCCTGAGTCAAGTTATGATTTAGGGGATGGAAGATCCATCGAACTTGTAAACTATTTTCCTGATTTCACTTTAGAAAGTGGAGAGCCAGCAACCAAGACAAGAGTTCCGAACAACCCTGCTTTTGTTTTCCGGATGATCACACCGGAAACATCTGAGGGAGAAATTGCCTTGGTCGCAATTAGACAAAACATAGAACCGAATGGTACCAACGAAAACAAAATGACATTTGCCGGTTTTGAAACACGGAACGTTTCCGGATTGACGGTCCGAAAAGACCTTACCCTTTGGATCCTTGGACTTGGTGGTACCATCTTCATGATCGGTGTCATCCAGGGGATGTATTGGAATCACCGTCGTGTCTGGGTCAGAAAAGTAGGCAATGAGATTTTCGTTGCAGGACATACGAACAAAAATTGGTTTGGGTTGAAAAATGAAATCAACAAAGCATTTGAACAAACTTCCATCTCCATTCCTGTTGATCAAGTGGAAGCGGAAAAGGAACAGGAAAAAGACAGAGAAAAGAAAGAGGAGGTCTAA
- a CDS encoding thiol-disulfide oxidoreductase ResA, with protein sequence MNKKQRLVMRTTILLLLLLAIGYTMYTTFFQSKEIVDVGDEAPNFVLTDLEGNEVMLSDYRGKGVFLNFWGTWCKPCEREMPYMENQYQAYKDQGVEIIAVNIQETNLAVEKFRDRHGLTFPIPMDKHDQVRQAYGILPLPTTILIDENGKVVKKSSGELSEGNIKEFMEMIKPE encoded by the coding sequence ATGAATAAAAAGCAACGTTTAGTTATGCGTACAACCATTCTGCTGCTTCTTTTATTAGCGATTGGATATACGATGTATACAACCTTCTTTCAATCCAAGGAGATTGTAGATGTGGGGGATGAGGCACCTAACTTCGTGCTGACCGATTTGGAAGGTAATGAAGTGATGTTGTCTGATTACCGCGGAAAAGGGGTCTTTCTAAACTTTTGGGGAACTTGGTGCAAGCCTTGTGAACGGGAAATGCCCTATATGGAAAACCAATATCAAGCATATAAAGACCAAGGCGTCGAAATCATTGCAGTGAATATCCAAGAAACGAACCTGGCAGTAGAGAAATTCAGGGACCGTCATGGGTTGACGTTTCCCATTCCTATGGATAAACACGACCAGGTAAGACAGGCTTATGGAATCCTTCCTTTGCCTACTACCATCCTCATTGATGAAAATGGGAAGGTCGTGAAGAAAAGTTCCGGTGAATTGTCTGAAGGTAATATAAAGGAATTCATGGAAATGATCAAGCCTGAATAA